The following are from one region of the Natronosporangium hydrolyticum genome:
- a CDS encoding amino acid deaminase/aldolase has protein sequence MSRSTDQALRRRLDRATAALDPPFAVVDLAAFDANADALTSAAAGTPIRVASKSVRCRALLRRVLSRPGWRGVLAYTLAEALWLSRTGVSDDVLVGYPSADHGSLVDLVGDPAALATVTLMIDDQAQLDLIDALAPPATRAAPVRLCLDLDASWRPLRRLHVGVRRSPLHTPAQAGALAAAIAARPGYVLTGVMAYEAQIAGVPDAGASPRAAAVRLMQRRSDRELRARRGAVVAEVRRHAQLRFVNGGGTGSLARTVADPAVTEVTAGSGLYGPALFDGYRAWRPTPAALFALPVVRRPSPRIATVAGGGWIGSGATGRSRQPLPWLPAGLRLLGTEGAGEVQTPVTGAAAAGLAPGDRVWFRHAKAGELCEHVTALHLIDGDEIVETVETYRGEGAAFG, from the coding sequence ATGTCCCGGTCGACGGACCAGGCGCTGCGGCGGCGGCTGGACCGTGCCACCGCTGCCCTCGACCCCCCGTTCGCGGTGGTCGACCTGGCCGCCTTCGATGCCAACGCCGACGCGCTCACCAGCGCCGCCGCCGGTACTCCGATCCGGGTGGCGAGCAAGTCGGTCCGGTGCCGGGCGCTGCTGCGCCGGGTGCTGTCCCGCCCCGGCTGGCGGGGCGTGCTCGCGTACACGCTCGCCGAAGCGCTGTGGCTGAGCCGCACCGGGGTCAGCGACGACGTGCTGGTCGGCTACCCGAGCGCAGACCACGGCTCGCTGGTCGACCTGGTCGGCGACCCAGCTGCACTGGCGACGGTCACGCTCATGATCGACGACCAGGCCCAGCTCGACCTGATCGATGCGCTGGCCCCGCCCGCCACCCGGGCCGCGCCGGTCCGGCTCTGCCTCGACCTGGACGCCTCCTGGCGGCCACTGCGCCGGCTGCACGTCGGGGTGCGCCGCTCCCCGCTCCACACCCCGGCGCAGGCGGGCGCGCTCGCCGCGGCCATCGCTGCCCGCCCCGGCTACGTACTCACCGGCGTCATGGCCTATGAAGCACAGATCGCCGGGGTGCCGGACGCCGGGGCCAGTCCGCGGGCGGCCGCGGTCCGGCTGATGCAGCGCCGCTCCGACCGGGAACTGCGGGCCCGTCGGGGCGCGGTGGTCGCTGAGGTACGCCGGCACGCCCAGCTCCGGTTCGTCAACGGCGGCGGCACCGGCAGCCTGGCCCGGACCGTCGCCGATCCGGCGGTCACCGAGGTCACCGCCGGCTCCGGGCTCTACGGGCCGGCGCTCTTCGACGGCTACCGGGCCTGGCGGCCGACGCCGGCGGCGCTGTTCGCGCTGCCGGTGGTGCGCCGGCCTTCGCCGCGGATCGCGACCGTCGCCGGTGGCGGCTGGATCGGTTCCGGGGCAACCGGCCGCAGCCGGCAACCGTTGCCGTGGCTGCCGGCCGGGCTCCGGCTGCTCGGCACCGAAGGCGCCGGGGAGGTGCAGACGCCGGTGACCGGCGCGGCGGCTGCCGGGCTCGCCCCCGGCGACCGGGTCTGGTTCCGGCACGCCAAGGCCGGGGAGCTCTGCGAGCACGTCACCGCGCTGCACCTGATCGACGGCGACGAGATCGTCGAGACGGTCGAGACCTACCGCGGTGAGGGGGCTGCGTTCGGATGA
- a CDS encoding D-arabinono-1,4-lactone oxidase, whose amino-acid sequence MSLPPLTRRRWRNWAGNQRTAGELARPRTVAELAALLRYAGAAGRQVTVVGSGHSFTSIARGADIQIALSGMAGAITRGPTPRTVRVPAGTTLRQLNRWLAAHQLALPNLGDIDAQTVGGAIATGTHGTGARFGGLASQVVELTLVGADGEVRRCSATEQPDLFAAATVGLGALGVVTEVTLRCVAAFVLHADERPVPLAQTLAEFDEYCADNEHVEFYWLPYTEATLVKRNNRAATDSRPMTRLRAWWENDVLQNVALGGVCKAGRAVPAAAPALARLMARAFTPVSYTNRSDRIFTTPRRVRFVELEYALPRAALPAAFAELRRIVARSPQRVLLPVEVRVGAGDDSWLSPAYQRNCAYLAIHQYVGAPYQGYFQAVERACAGLDGRPHWGKLHWRDAESLATAYPRFADFLAVRDRLDPGRVFGNPYLARVLGP is encoded by the coding sequence ATGAGCCTCCCGCCGCTGACCCGGCGCCGCTGGCGCAACTGGGCCGGCAACCAGCGCACCGCCGGCGAGCTGGCCCGGCCCCGGACAGTGGCGGAGCTGGCCGCACTGCTCCGGTACGCGGGTGCGGCGGGCCGGCAGGTGACGGTGGTCGGCAGCGGCCACTCGTTCACTAGCATCGCTCGCGGCGCCGACATCCAAATAGCACTGTCGGGGATGGCCGGTGCCATCACCCGCGGGCCGACCCCCCGGACGGTGCGGGTGCCCGCCGGCACCACCCTGCGCCAGCTCAACCGCTGGCTCGCCGCCCACCAGCTCGCGCTGCCGAACCTCGGCGACATCGACGCCCAGACGGTCGGCGGCGCGATCGCCACCGGCACCCACGGCACCGGCGCCCGGTTCGGCGGGCTCGCCAGCCAAGTGGTCGAGCTGACCCTGGTCGGTGCCGATGGTGAGGTGCGGCGCTGCTCGGCCACCGAGCAGCCGGACCTGTTCGCCGCCGCCACGGTCGGGCTCGGCGCCCTGGGCGTGGTGACCGAGGTGACGCTGCGCTGCGTGGCCGCGTTCGTGCTGCACGCCGACGAACGGCCGGTGCCGCTGGCGCAGACGCTGGCCGAGTTCGACGAGTACTGCGCCGACAACGAGCACGTCGAGTTCTACTGGCTGCCCTACACAGAGGCGACGCTGGTCAAGCGGAACAACCGCGCCGCCACCGACAGCCGGCCGATGACCCGGCTCCGGGCGTGGTGGGAGAACGACGTCCTGCAGAACGTCGCGCTGGGCGGAGTGTGCAAAGCGGGGCGGGCGGTGCCAGCGGCCGCCCCGGCGCTGGCCCGGCTGATGGCGCGGGCCTTCACCCCGGTCAGCTACACCAACCGCTCGGACCGGATCTTCACCACGCCCCGCCGGGTCCGCTTCGTCGAACTTGAGTACGCCCTGCCGCGGGCAGCGCTGCCAGCGGCCTTCGCCGAGCTGCGGCGGATCGTGGCCCGGTCGCCGCAGCGGGTGCTGTTGCCGGTGGAGGTGCGGGTCGGGGCGGGCGACGACAGCTGGCTGTCGCCGGCCTACCAGCGCAACTGCGCGTACCTGGCGATCCACCAGTATGTCGGCGCCCCGTACCAGGGCTATTTTCAGGCGGTGGAGCGCGCCTGTGCCGGGCTCGACGGCCGGCCCCACTGGGGCAAGCTGCACTGGCGCGACGCGGAATCGCTCGCCACCGCCTACCCGCGCTTCGCCGACTTCCTGGCGGTAAGGGATCGGCTCGACCCCGGTCGGGTCTTCGGCAACCCGTACCTGGCCCGGGTGCTCGGCCCCTGA
- a CDS encoding DUF6229 family protein: protein MSTLAPERTAAETVDAWRRGLDDSWENPAGPRFLGDYTESEITLTGGQTNDPATMGSLCTGGICTACC from the coding sequence ATGAGCACGCTGGCTCCGGAACGCACCGCGGCAGAGACGGTCGACGCCTGGCGGCGCGGCCTCGACGACAGCTGGGAGAACCCGGCCGGGCCCCGGTTCCTCGGTGACTACACCGAATCGGAGATCACCCTCACCGGTGGTCAGACCAACGACCCCGCCACCATGGGCAGTCTCTGCACCGGGGGCATCTGCACCGCCTGCTGCTGA
- a CDS encoding type 2 lanthipeptide synthetase LanM family protein — protein sequence MTTDAVEVALRGDVDRMLSRLVEPPLATLAAQLRSLGTLSEPEQQVLIAGVRDGLTQVAWRRVSRVVLLELNAARVTGQLTADDADGRWREWVARLAEPDGWERVAAPYPPLLPQLWTLIGNRCAAALRMADRFGRDRGRLGQLVGGALGELQAISTDAGDSHRGGESVTILRCTGGSVVYKPRSVRVDAALDRFLRQVLPDEPEPSRIRVPAVLPSPEDRYGWAEYVPHVYCADQEQLGTFYRNLGHWLAVMRALAGSDLHNENVVACGPVPVVVDCETLFTPPDTSRPSGFGEALDLAAAQTRQSLLRTGLLPGRQALLGWRGVDPSAAGFLPSEQPTVQVPTIADPGTDRARLTLTTGELPASANLPSPEPDLGGYWQAVVGGFSELTEVLHARDAHGELAPLLAEFADCPVRVVVRDTTAYTELGRMLWHPASLHDPPPARRRAAELLVQHAENRPGAPDAAAVVEAEIDELLDGDVPVFTTTPGTGVLTGPRGTTFGEPRDLVAETLHRWRQMRPEAERRVIRAAMVGAYLNDGWRPGQDRLPSVTPRADGLDRRRREQAATIVARIATEAIWGRDGSVTWVAPVRSSAGWAVQPLPTDLYGGGFGVAVVLAGYLREVSQSRADPVPGLTELLAAVVHTIRLAEDQQRRQQADAAALDIRIRPDPPGGYLGIGSRIWGWLLLHQLGVVPGDEARRRASGLAELLPAAAAADREHDLVTGSAGAIVPLLALADQVDAAPADAGAGTDSDSGPRLRALAGQLGDRLQASASRAGAGAGWPTDAYPDGIGGLSHGATGIGWALRRLADATGRAEFAELAEAAFTREASYFDPDEGAWRDAREGKRHGAAWCHGSVGIGIAADDLLGRRGSGRWEGVLRHAAAHAWADGFGWTHTLCHGDLGAWELLARASARGLGPPGVTAELVAARLLTTLEEHGPMSGMARDAFAPGLLAGEGGVAYQLLRLHPECDLPSVLLPVPASPGRPTGRPTGRS from the coding sequence ATGACGACCGACGCGGTCGAGGTGGCCCTGCGGGGCGATGTCGACCGGATGCTGAGCCGCCTGGTGGAGCCGCCGCTGGCGACCCTGGCGGCCCAGCTCCGGTCGTTGGGCACCCTGAGCGAACCCGAGCAGCAGGTGCTCATCGCCGGGGTCCGGGATGGCCTGACCCAGGTGGCCTGGCGCCGAGTCAGCCGGGTGGTGCTGCTGGAGCTCAACGCCGCCCGGGTGACCGGCCAGCTCACCGCCGACGACGCCGACGGCCGCTGGCGGGAGTGGGTGGCCCGGCTCGCTGAACCCGACGGGTGGGAACGCGTCGCCGCGCCGTACCCGCCGCTGCTGCCGCAGCTGTGGACGCTGATCGGCAACCGGTGCGCCGCCGCGCTGCGGATGGCCGACCGGTTCGGGCGCGACCGCGGACGGCTCGGGCAGCTGGTCGGCGGCGCCCTCGGCGAGCTGCAGGCGATCTCCACCGACGCCGGCGACAGCCACCGCGGTGGCGAGTCGGTCACCATCCTCCGCTGCACCGGCGGCAGTGTTGTCTACAAGCCACGTTCGGTCCGGGTGGACGCGGCGCTCGACCGGTTCCTCCGGCAGGTCCTCCCCGACGAGCCCGAACCGAGCCGGATCCGAGTGCCGGCGGTGCTGCCCAGCCCCGAGGATCGGTACGGCTGGGCCGAGTACGTCCCCCACGTCTACTGTGCCGACCAGGAGCAGCTGGGCACCTTCTACCGCAACCTTGGCCACTGGTTGGCGGTGATGCGGGCGTTGGCCGGCAGCGACCTGCACAACGAGAACGTCGTAGCGTGCGGCCCGGTGCCGGTCGTGGTGGACTGCGAGACGCTCTTCACCCCGCCGGACACCTCCCGCCCCTCCGGGTTCGGCGAGGCCCTTGACCTGGCCGCCGCCCAGACCCGACAGTCGCTGCTGCGCACCGGGCTGCTGCCGGGACGGCAGGCGTTGCTGGGTTGGCGGGGCGTGGACCCCTCGGCGGCCGGGTTCCTCCCCAGCGAACAACCCACGGTGCAGGTCCCCACCATCGCCGACCCGGGCACTGACCGGGCCCGGCTCACGCTCACCACTGGGGAACTGCCGGCGAGCGCCAACCTGCCCAGCCCGGAACCGGACCTGGGCGGGTACTGGCAGGCGGTAGTGGGTGGATTCAGCGAACTCACGGAGGTGCTGCACGCCCGCGACGCACACGGGGAGCTGGCACCACTGCTGGCCGAGTTCGCCGACTGTCCGGTCCGGGTGGTGGTGCGGGACACCACCGCGTACACCGAACTGGGTCGGATGCTGTGGCACCCGGCCTCGCTGCACGACCCGCCGCCGGCCCGCCGCCGGGCGGCCGAACTACTGGTCCAACACGCGGAGAACCGGCCGGGCGCCCCCGACGCGGCGGCGGTGGTCGAAGCGGAGATCGACGAGCTGCTCGACGGTGATGTGCCGGTCTTCACCACCACACCGGGCACCGGGGTACTCACCGGCCCCCGGGGCACCACCTTCGGGGAACCCCGCGATCTGGTCGCCGAGACGCTGCACCGATGGCGGCAGATGCGACCCGAGGCGGAACGCCGGGTGATCCGGGCCGCGATGGTCGGGGCCTACCTGAACGACGGCTGGCGCCCCGGCCAGGACCGGCTCCCGTCGGTCACGCCCCGCGCCGACGGGTTGGACCGGCGACGACGGGAGCAGGCGGCCACGATCGTGGCGAGGATCGCCACGGAGGCGATCTGGGGTCGCGACGGCTCGGTCACCTGGGTGGCCCCGGTACGCTCCAGCGCCGGCTGGGCGGTCCAACCACTGCCCACCGACCTGTACGGGGGCGGGTTCGGGGTGGCGGTGGTGCTCGCCGGCTATCTACGGGAAGTTTCCCAGAGCCGGGCCGACCCGGTGCCCGGGCTCACCGAACTGCTCGCCGCCGTGGTCCACACCATCCGCCTCGCCGAAGACCAGCAGCGGCGACAGCAGGCCGACGCGGCGGCGCTCGACATCCGGATCCGCCCCGACCCGCCCGGCGGGTACCTCGGCATCGGCTCCCGCATCTGGGGCTGGCTACTGCTGCACCAGCTCGGCGTGGTGCCGGGCGACGAGGCGCGGCGGCGGGCCAGCGGGTTGGCGGAGCTGCTGCCGGCGGCGGCCGCCGCCGATCGGGAACATGACCTGGTGACCGGTTCGGCCGGGGCGATCGTGCCGCTGCTGGCGCTGGCCGACCAGGTTGACGCGGCTCCCGCCGACGCCGGAGCCGGCACCGATAGCGACTCCGGTCCGCGGCTGCGGGCGCTCGCCGGCCAACTGGGCGACCGGCTGCAGGCTTCGGCCAGCCGGGCCGGCGCCGGTGCCGGCTGGCCCACCGACGCGTACCCGGACGGCATCGGTGGTCTGTCGCACGGTGCCACCGGCATCGGTTGGGCGCTGCGCCGGCTCGCCGACGCGACCGGGCGGGCCGAGTTCGCCGAGCTCGCCGAAGCGGCGTTCACCCGGGAAGCGTCCTACTTCGACCCCGACGAGGGTGCGTGGCGGGACGCCCGGGAGGGCAAACGGCACGGCGCGGCGTGGTGCCACGGTTCGGTGGGGATCGGCATCGCCGCCGATGACCTGCTGGGTCGGCGGGGCTCCGGCCGGTGGGAAGGGGTGCTCCGGCACGCCGCCGCGCACGCCTGGGCCGACGGCTTCGGCTGGACCCACACGCTCTGCCACGGCGACCTCGGGGCGTGGGAGTTGCTGGCCCGCGCGTCGGCGCGAGGGCTCGGCCCACCCGGCGTCACCGCGGAGCTGGTGGCCGCCCGACTGTTGACCACTCTGGAGGAACACGGCCCGATGAGCGGCATGGCTCGGGACGCTTTCGCGCCCGGGCTGCTAGCCGGCGAGGGTGGTGTCGCCTACCAGCTGCTGCGGCTGCATCCGGAGTGCGACCTGCCCTCGGTGCTGCTACCGGTCCCCGCTTCCCCCGGCCGACCCACCGGCCGACCCACCGGCCGATCATGA
- a CDS encoding phosphotransferase: MPVTAAPQAPGQPWRELLTGPDAGDILQTALVGVGGHLLSWRAHQVEHRRNGSTAAYRVQVRWPTGEETEERFGAWAGAGPPPPDTLVIGDGTDRVAVWRFPHDPYLPGLATAYDPAAVAGLLRSFDLARAGDEPPRLRVRAYRPHRRAVIEAIGATGHRLFLKVVPPAQAATLHRQHTRFTDAGVPVPPSLGHSADGVVALAALPGHSLRQELRAEAAELPTGAAILALLDRLPAGLADAPVRRSWRDRAGHYATAVASVLPREAERVRELAAAIYAEGGTGPIVPVHGDFYENQVWVAGGRITGLLDLDTAGAGDRLDDLACLLGHLSVLTQLNPAQAATVSRAGARYLAAFEQRVDPADLRYRVAAVVLSLATGPYRVQESGWQRSTRYRVELAERWLTSARAVRRG; the protein is encoded by the coding sequence ATGCCCGTGACCGCAGCACCGCAAGCCCCCGGGCAGCCCTGGCGTGAGCTGCTGACCGGCCCCGACGCGGGGGACATTCTGCAGACCGCGTTGGTCGGGGTCGGTGGGCACCTGCTCTCCTGGCGCGCCCACCAGGTGGAGCACCGCCGCAACGGCAGCACCGCCGCGTACCGGGTCCAGGTCCGGTGGCCGACCGGCGAGGAGACCGAGGAGCGCTTCGGCGCCTGGGCCGGCGCCGGTCCGCCCCCACCCGACACGTTGGTGATCGGCGACGGGACCGACCGGGTGGCGGTGTGGCGGTTCCCGCACGACCCGTACCTGCCGGGGTTGGCCACCGCCTACGACCCGGCGGCGGTGGCCGGCCTACTGCGCTCGTTCGACCTGGCGAGGGCCGGGGATGAGCCACCCCGGCTGCGGGTGCGCGCCTACCGGCCGCACCGGCGCGCGGTGATCGAGGCGATCGGCGCCACCGGCCACCGGCTGTTCCTCAAGGTCGTCCCGCCGGCGCAGGCAGCGACGCTGCACCGGCAGCACACCAGGTTCACCGACGCCGGCGTGCCGGTGCCGCCGAGCCTCGGCCACAGCGCCGACGGGGTGGTGGCGCTCGCCGCGCTGCCCGGCCACTCGCTGCGGCAGGAGCTGCGGGCGGAGGCAGCGGAGCTGCCGACCGGCGCCGCCATCCTGGCGCTGTTGGACCGGCTGCCGGCCGGGTTGGCCGACGCGCCGGTACGCCGTTCGTGGCGGGATCGGGCCGGCCACTACGCCACGGCCGTGGCCTCGGTGCTGCCCCGGGAGGCAGAGCGGGTGCGGGAGCTGGCCGCGGCGATCTACGCCGAGGGCGGCACCGGTCCGATTGTGCCGGTGCACGGCGACTTCTACGAGAATCAGGTGTGGGTGGCGGGTGGTCGGATCACCGGGCTCCTCGATCTGGACACCGCCGGGGCCGGGGACCGGCTCGACGACCTGGCCTGCCTGCTGGGCCACCTGTCGGTGTTGACGCAGCTCAATCCGGCGCAGGCGGCGACGGTGAGCCGGGCGGGGGCGCGCTACCTGGCCGCCTTCGAGCAGCGGGTGGACCCGGCGGATCTGCGCTACCGGGTGGCGGCGGTGGTGTTGTCGCTGGCCACCGGGCCCTATCGGGTGCAGGAGTCGGGCTGGCAGCGCAGCACCAGGTACCGGGTCGAGTTGGCGGAGCGCTGGCTGACCAGTGCCCGGGCAGTAAGGCGGGGATGA
- a CDS encoding response regulator transcription factor, giving the protein MRWGRDVNRVLIAEDEPRIAAFLEKGLRAAGYVTTVVTSGVDAAGYARSDDFDLMILDLGLPGQDGLAVLTQVRARGERLPVIVLTARDGVRDRVAGLDQGADDYLTKPFSFEELLARVRARLRDQGQAATTTLAVGPIQLDLVRRTVSVDGTEVELTAREFLLAETLARHPGQVLSREQLLDRVWGLGHDPGSNVVDVYIGYLRRKLGADVIQTVRGMGYRFAA; this is encoded by the coding sequence ATGAGATGGGGGCGTGACGTGAACCGGGTGCTGATCGCCGAGGACGAACCGCGGATCGCGGCGTTCCTCGAAAAGGGGCTCCGCGCCGCCGGGTACGTCACCACGGTGGTGACCAGCGGGGTGGACGCCGCCGGTTACGCCCGCAGCGACGACTTCGACCTGATGATTCTGGACCTGGGCCTGCCCGGGCAGGACGGGTTGGCGGTGCTGACCCAGGTCCGGGCGCGCGGTGAAAGGTTGCCGGTGATCGTGCTCACCGCCCGGGACGGGGTCCGGGATCGGGTGGCCGGGCTCGACCAGGGCGCCGACGACTACCTGACCAAGCCGTTCAGCTTCGAGGAGCTGCTCGCCCGGGTCCGTGCCCGGCTACGCGACCAGGGCCAGGCCGCCACCACCACGCTGGCGGTGGGCCCGATCCAGCTCGACCTGGTCCGCCGTACGGTGAGCGTCGACGGTACGGAGGTGGAGCTGACCGCCCGGGAGTTCCTGCTCGCCGAGACCCTCGCCCGGCACCCGGGGCAGGTGCTCAGCCGGGAGCAGCTGCTCGACCGGGTCTGGGGCTTGGGCCACGACCCAGGCTCCAACGTGGTCGATGTATACATCGGCTATCTGCGGCGCAAGCTCGGCGCCGACGTGATCCAGACGGTCCGCGGGATGGGTTACCGCTTCGCCGCCTAA
- a CDS encoding sensor histidine kinase, which yields MTTTDRHQRWRPVVSLRLRLLGWALLLLAVASLGSVVVVRQVLLNQLENRTTADLQQEVSEFRLLAGGRDPTTGEPFGTDLGRIADTYLERNEPQEGEAVFIFVNGAFYGASPDPPFDLTTDPALTNSWTSLRSSQYGEIEQSPAGGARWLAVPVTIEDELQGHVVVVQFTAERRAEIDRAVQLMAFACLLVIVVVAAGGYLAMGRALRPLRTVTEAAREIEESDLSRRIEVSGSDEVAHLGRTFNGMLGRLERAFAAQQDFLSDVGHELRTPITIVRGHLEVMGDDPQERRETVALVTDELDRMNRMVDDLLMLARAERPDFLQLAQVDVAAVLSEVYTKATALGDRDWQLGRVDAVVTLADRHRLTQALMQLVQNAVQFTEAGDRITLAAEAYYGELALSVSDTGIGISPADREMIFERFGRADSSGIRGGRGADGVGLGLAIVTAIATAHRGSVTVASELGVGSTFTLLLPLTRPPGPDEMGA from the coding sequence ATGACGACGACTGACCGCCACCAGCGGTGGCGCCCGGTGGTGAGCCTGCGGCTGCGGCTGCTCGGCTGGGCGCTGCTGCTGCTCGCGGTCGCCAGCCTGGGGTCCGTGGTCGTCGTCCGGCAGGTGCTGCTCAACCAGCTGGAGAACCGGACCACCGCCGACCTGCAACAGGAGGTGTCCGAGTTTCGGCTGCTCGCCGGTGGGCGGGATCCGACCACCGGTGAGCCGTTCGGGACCGATCTCGGCCGGATCGCCGACACCTACCTGGAACGGAACGAGCCACAGGAGGGTGAGGCGGTCTTCATCTTCGTCAACGGTGCCTTCTACGGCGCCAGCCCGGACCCCCCGTTCGACCTGACCACCGACCCGGCGCTGACCAACTCTTGGACGTCGCTGCGCAGCAGCCAGTACGGCGAGATTGAGCAGAGCCCGGCGGGCGGGGCCCGCTGGCTGGCGGTGCCGGTGACGATCGAGGACGAGTTGCAGGGACACGTGGTGGTGGTCCAGTTCACCGCCGAGCGCCGGGCCGAGATCGACCGGGCGGTGCAGCTGATGGCCTTCGCCTGCCTGCTGGTGATCGTGGTGGTTGCGGCCGGCGGCTATCTCGCGATGGGGCGGGCGTTGCGGCCGCTGCGGACGGTGACCGAGGCGGCCCGGGAGATCGAGGAGAGCGACCTTTCCCGGCGGATCGAGGTCAGCGGCTCGGATGAGGTGGCGCATCTGGGCCGGACCTTCAACGGGATGTTGGGGCGGCTGGAGCGTGCGTTCGCCGCCCAGCAGGACTTCCTGAGCGATGTCGGGCACGAGCTGCGCACCCCGATCACCATCGTCCGGGGGCATCTGGAGGTGATGGGCGACGACCCGCAGGAGCGCCGGGAGACGGTGGCACTGGTCACCGACGAGCTGGACCGGATGAACCGGATGGTCGACGATCTGCTGATGCTCGCCCGGGCGGAGCGGCCCGACTTCCTCCAGCTTGCCCAGGTTGATGTGGCCGCCGTGCTCTCCGAGGTCTACACCAAGGCGACCGCGTTGGGCGACCGCGACTGGCAGCTCGGCCGGGTCGACGCGGTGGTGACGCTCGCCGACCGGCATCGGCTGACCCAGGCGCTGATGCAGCTGGTGCAGAATGCGGTCCAGTTCACCGAGGCCGGGGACCGGATTACGCTCGCCGCCGAGGCGTATTACGGCGAGTTGGCGCTGTCGGTCTCGGACACCGGCATCGGCATCTCCCCGGCGGACCGGGAGATGATCTTCGAGCGGTTCGGTCGGGCGGACTCGTCCGGTATCCGCGGTGGTCGGGGCGCCGACGGGGTCGGGCTGGGGCTGGCGATCGTGACCGCGATCGCGACCGCCCACCGGGGTAGCGTCACGGTGGCGAGCGAGCTGGGAGTGGGCTCCACCTTCACCTTGCTGTTACCGCTGACCCGGCCACCTGGGCCGGATGAGATGGGGGCGTGA
- a CDS encoding DinB family protein, with product MTAARLGRVLDPATRAWWRLVGRRVSLAGDHRWLAAPVCGPGPVGASWLAAEAARTGGAVREDVPTGGLLSSMSVLDGATFRANDLDPGVRDFYEQTACWRMEVWAQWSTLFQPGGELVGRCFGRRVQQLALPTRPLDVAHGMDSRVVHVVDANGDQLSAGWLRTLSATGEFVYSGCYSARLLPGSDQPSVHVTFPLQSGNVQVFLRPSVQADGSLVLSSPAGAFGSEGAYVVVQGSRLAYAARVPIHERFHVYRDGHGVLRTDHELRLYRALVLRLHYRLEPAPAMSAPSRVDRPTPMAGPAKISGDQVARGCRPCEAPSMSSLPAVSAEDVIGQSPRAQFEAFLDQHRRALHDCVAGLTEEQARRSLVSSRTLLGLVKHATFVEKVWFDEAITCRPRAENGIPETPEESFILGDDDTIATVQQAYREACEASRILTASLELDDMVHGNRRGPLPLHWVYLHVLRELAQHCGHADILREQLLDP from the coding sequence GTGACCGCCGCGCGGTTGGGCAGAGTGCTGGACCCGGCCACACGTGCCTGGTGGCGACTGGTCGGCCGCCGGGTGAGTCTCGCCGGCGACCATCGATGGCTAGCCGCGCCGGTGTGCGGACCTGGCCCGGTGGGGGCCTCGTGGCTCGCTGCTGAGGCTGCGCGGACCGGTGGTGCCGTGCGTGAGGACGTCCCCACCGGTGGGCTGTTGTCGTCGATGTCGGTGCTGGACGGCGCGACGTTTCGTGCCAACGATCTGGACCCGGGGGTTCGGGACTTCTACGAGCAGACCGCATGCTGGCGGATGGAGGTCTGGGCGCAGTGGTCGACCCTGTTCCAGCCGGGCGGGGAGCTGGTAGGTCGGTGCTTCGGGCGTCGTGTCCAGCAGCTCGCGCTGCCCACCCGTCCCCTCGACGTCGCGCACGGCATGGACTCGCGCGTCGTGCATGTGGTCGACGCGAACGGCGATCAGCTCTCCGCCGGCTGGCTGCGAACCTTGTCCGCCACCGGCGAGTTCGTCTACAGCGGCTGCTACTCAGCGCGGCTGTTGCCGGGTTCCGACCAGCCCTCGGTGCACGTCACGTTCCCGTTGCAATCCGGCAACGTGCAGGTCTTCCTCCGGCCCAGTGTCCAGGCCGACGGCTCGTTGGTGCTGTCGTCGCCGGCCGGGGCCTTCGGCAGCGAGGGAGCCTATGTCGTGGTTCAGGGCTCCCGGTTGGCCTACGCCGCCCGGGTCCCCATCCATGAGCGCTTCCACGTCTACCGAGATGGCCATGGCGTGCTGCGCACCGACCACGAGCTGCGGCTCTATCGGGCGCTCGTGCTGCGCCTGCATTATCGGCTGGAGCCGGCACCGGCGATGTCGGCGCCCTCCCGAGTCGATCGTCCGACTCCAATGGCCGGGCCAGCGAAGATCAGTGGCGATCAAGTTGCTCGCGGGTGCCGGCCTTGCGAAGCTCCCAGCATGTCTTCCCTGCCAGCCGTCTCCGCCGAAGACGTCATCGGCCAGTCGCCACGAGCCCAGTTCGAAGCCTTCCTCGACCAGCATCGGCGGGCGCTTCATGACTGTGTGGCCGGGCTGACCGAGGAACAGGCTCGTCGCTCCCTGGTCTCCTCCCGGACGCTGCTCGGTCTGGTCAAGCACGCCACGTTTGTTGAGAAGGTCTGGTTCGACGAGGCAATCACGTGCCGGCCGCGGGCCGAGAACGGCATCCCCGAGACACCCGAAGAGTCCTTCATCCTGGGGGACGACGACACCATCGCCACCGTCCAGCAAGCGTACCGGGAAGCGTGCGAGGCTTCCCGGATCCTGACCGCATCGCTCGAACTGGACGACATGGTCCACGGCAACCGGCGTGGCCCGCTCCCGCTGCACTGGGTGTATCTGCACGTGTTGCGGGAGCTCGCTCAGCACTGCGGGCACGCGGACATCCTGCGGGAACAGCTGCTGGATCCGTAG